Proteins found in one Mycoplasma sp. 1578d genomic segment:
- a CDS encoding DNA methyltransferase gives MANISQQKRRKMINFLDKLKQINEDEESIKIINEIENYLNDKKYGLIWEKHTEKLEEMLEDNVPVFMDITDKKISYPENEDYNFLLEGDNLHSLTLLEKTHKDRIDVIYIDPPYNTGNKDFIYNDSFVEKSDGYYHSKWLSFMSRRIQIAKKLLKDDGIIFISIDDNEQAQLKLLCDEIFGEQNLVSTLCVELSKTQGMKVKSAQEGRIVKNHEYIYVYCKDINKAYDSRKPLFDSADIWDNHYSKVLIKNERSFNLLTINDYIKEHHKDIYKEFENRNLLDKNQINEKSIRIAIMIDEKIKEFFYKTIADKIVREMACSISIPREIKEKLINNKIVEYKKYFLTYTSNGKLRQYRTLSENINKSDEYNSVWGRVTIRGALWKGFYSDMMNIQKEGMVDFKNGKNLLD, from the coding sequence ATGGCAAATATATCACAACAGAAAAGACGAAAAATGATTAATTTTTTAGATAAGTTAAAACAAATTAACGAAGATGAAGAGAGTATAAAAATTATCAATGAAATAGAAAACTATTTAAATGATAAAAAATATGGTTTAATCTGAGAAAAACACACCGAAAAGTTAGAAGAAATGTTAGAAGACAATGTTCCGGTGTTTATGGATATAACTGATAAAAAAATAAGTTATCCCGAAAATGAAGATTATAACTTTTTGCTCGAGGGGGACAATCTTCACTCTTTAACGCTTCTTGAAAAAACACATAAGGATAGAATTGATGTTATTTATATTGATCCACCATATAACACAGGGAACAAAGACTTTATTTATAATGATTCTTTCGTTGAAAAAAGCGATGGATACTATCATAGCAAATGATTAAGTTTTATGAGCAGAAGAATTCAAATTGCTAAAAAGCTTTTAAAAGATGATGGAATCATATTTATCTCTATTGACGATAATGAACAAGCTCAGCTAAAATTACTTTGCGATGAAATTTTCGGAGAACAAAATTTAGTTTCTACTTTATGTGTTGAATTATCTAAAACTCAGGGAATGAAAGTAAAATCTGCACAAGAGGGAAGAATAGTCAAAAACCACGAATATATTTATGTGTATTGTAAAGATATAAATAAGGCATACGATTCTAGAAAACCATTATTTGATAGTGCTGATATTTGAGATAATCATTATAGTAAAGTTCTAATTAAAAATGAAAGATCTTTTAATTTATTGACAATAAATGACTATATAAAAGAACATCACAAAGATATATATAAAGAATTTGAAAATAGAAATTTATTAGATAAAAATCAAATAAATGAAAAGAGTATAAGAATTGCAATAATGATTGATGAAAAAATAAAAGAATTCTTTTATAAAACAATTGCTGACAAAATCGTTCGTGAAATGGCTTGTTCGATATCGATTCCTAGAGAAATTAAGGAGAAATTAATAAATAATAAAATAGTTGAATATAAAAAGTATTTTTTAACTTATACAAGTAATGGAAAATTAAGACAATATAGAACTTTATCTGAAAACATTAATAAAAGCGATGAATACAATAGTGTTTGAGGAAGAGTTACAATAAGAGGAGCATTGTGAAAGGGTTTTTATTCAGATATGATGAATATACAAAAAGAAGGAATGGTAGATTTTAAAAACGGTAAAAACCTGTTAGACTAA